From Kineosporia succinea, the proteins below share one genomic window:
- a CDS encoding ABC transporter ATP-binding protein, whose amino-acid sequence MKPVPLLQLTGLRVEYSRPGGQKVRAVRDVDLVIAEGETLGLVGESGCGKSSLGRAVLRAIEPQAGRIDFLGLDITHLKGAPLRRVWADLQMIFQDPFGSLNPRRKVVDIIAEPVVRARGATRQEAEERAGELLEKVGLGRDAGQRRPREFSGGQRQRIAIARALAPSPRFVVADEPVSALDVSIQAQVVNLLADLTETSNLTCLFISHDLGVVRQLADRVAVMYLGQIIEIAERDRFFAGPAHPYSSALLASVPRVTAVAEPKAAQLQGDPPDPADPPAGCLFSTRCPAATELCRTEQPVLRELGPGHDVRCHFPLEPLEHA is encoded by the coding sequence ATGAAACCCGTTCCCCTGCTCCAGCTCACCGGGCTCCGCGTCGAGTACTCCCGGCCCGGCGGTCAGAAGGTCCGGGCCGTGCGGGACGTCGACCTGGTCATCGCCGAGGGTGAGACGCTGGGCCTGGTCGGCGAGTCCGGGTGTGGCAAGTCCAGTCTCGGCCGGGCCGTGCTGCGGGCGATCGAGCCACAGGCCGGGCGCATCGACTTCCTCGGCCTCGACATCACCCACCTCAAGGGTGCGCCCCTGCGCCGGGTCTGGGCCGACCTGCAGATGATCTTCCAGGACCCGTTCGGCTCGCTGAACCCGCGCCGCAAGGTGGTCGACATCATCGCCGAGCCGGTCGTGCGGGCCCGGGGCGCGACGCGCCAGGAGGCCGAGGAGCGGGCCGGCGAGCTGCTCGAGAAGGTCGGCCTCGGCCGCGACGCCGGGCAGCGCCGGCCCCGGGAGTTCTCCGGCGGCCAGCGTCAGCGCATCGCGATCGCCCGGGCCCTGGCCCCGTCGCCGAGGTTCGTGGTGGCCGACGAGCCGGTCTCCGCGCTCGACGTGTCGATCCAGGCCCAGGTGGTGAACCTGCTCGCCGACCTGACCGAGACGAGCAACCTGACCTGCCTGTTCATATCGCACGACCTGGGCGTGGTGCGGCAGCTGGCCGACCGGGTCGCGGTGATGTACCTGGGCCAGATCATCGAGATCGCCGAGCGCGACCGGTTCTTCGCGGGCCCGGCCCACCCGTACAGCAGTGCCCTGCTGGCCTCGGTGCCCCGGGTCACGGCGGTGGCTGAGCCGAAAGCTGCTCAGCTCCAGGGCGATCCCCCCGACCCGGCCGATCCCCCGGCCGGCTGCCTCTTCTCCACCCGCTGCCCCGCGGCCACCGAGCTCTGCCGTACCGAGCAACCGGTGCTCCGGGAACTCGGGCCCGGCCACGACGTCCGCTGTCATTTCCCTCTCGAACCTCTGGAGCACGCGTGA
- a CDS encoding ABC transporter ATP-binding protein → MTTVLSVRDLKVEFDVPAGRLPAVNGVSFDLFAGELLALVGESGSGKSALTMGLTGLNRGPRTHISGTADFDGTDLVAAGDKQLQRIRGAGIAVVFQDALAALNPVQRVGKQVAEMIRQHQPVSSKEAALKAVSLLRDVGLANPEQSARAYPHQLSGGMRQRVMIAIALANDPGVLIADEPTTALDVTIQAQVLALLKRMQREHGSAVVLITHDLGVVAEVADRIAVMYAGRIVEIGTRDEVLNHPRHPYTVGLLNSMPRIDGPRPRRLAAIKGNPLTGVDRPPGCAFAPRCDLVQDECLEQVPPLENQVACLRAGVA, encoded by the coding sequence GTGACCACCGTTCTCAGCGTCCGTGACCTCAAGGTCGAGTTCGACGTGCCGGCCGGCCGGCTGCCCGCGGTCAACGGCGTCAGCTTCGACTTGTTCGCGGGTGAACTGCTGGCGCTGGTCGGCGAGTCCGGCTCCGGCAAGAGCGCCCTGACGATGGGGCTGACCGGGCTGAACCGGGGCCCGCGCACGCACATCTCGGGTACGGCCGACTTCGACGGCACCGACCTGGTGGCGGCCGGGGACAAACAGCTGCAGCGCATCCGCGGGGCCGGGATCGCCGTGGTGTTCCAGGACGCCCTGGCCGCACTCAACCCGGTGCAGCGGGTGGGTAAGCAGGTGGCGGAGATGATCCGGCAGCACCAGCCGGTGTCGTCCAAGGAGGCTGCGCTGAAGGCGGTGTCCCTCCTGAGGGACGTCGGCCTGGCCAACCCGGAGCAGAGCGCCCGCGCCTACCCGCACCAGCTCTCCGGCGGCATGCGGCAGCGCGTCATGATCGCGATCGCGCTGGCCAACGATCCGGGTGTGCTGATCGCCGACGAGCCCACCACGGCCCTCGACGTGACCATCCAGGCCCAGGTGCTGGCGCTGCTCAAGCGGATGCAGCGCGAGCACGGCAGCGCGGTCGTGCTCATCACCCACGACCTCGGCGTGGTCGCGGAGGTCGCCGACCGGATCGCGGTGATGTACGCCGGGCGGATCGTCGAGATCGGTACCCGCGACGAGGTGCTCAACCACCCGCGCCACCCGTACACGGTCGGGTTGCTGAACTCGATGCCCCGGATCGACGGCCCCCGGCCGCGCCGGCTGGCGGCGATCAAGGGCAACCCGCTGACCGGGGTCGACCGGCCACCGGGATGCGCCTTCGCCCCCCGCTGCGACCTGGTGCAGGACGAATGTCTCGAGCAGGTACCGCCGCTCGAGAACCAGGTCGCGTGTCTGAGAGCCGGTGTCGCATGA
- a CDS encoding alpha/beta fold hydrolase, translating to MNIVLVHGAGGTPTTWSFVLPMVHARGHVVSAVTNPMTSLEDDIATTTAWIDENTDGDVLLVGHSYGGAVITGAGHHPRVKGLVYVAAWAPDQDESIQDILARYDVAPVNKHMVRGADGSWQSSRSPEYYAEIAWDLPPERREVWSAEGRPSSNEIFAQKSGVPAWKTRPSWYLVAAQDKTLRVDTQRDMAARMRAVTSEVDGSHFVPQVSPGRVADLIEEALS from the coding sequence ATGAACATCGTTCTCGTGCACGGCGCCGGTGGCACGCCCACCACGTGGTCGTTCGTGCTGCCGATGGTCCACGCGCGGGGGCACGTGGTCTCGGCGGTCACCAATCCGATGACCTCCCTCGAGGACGACATCGCGACGACCACCGCGTGGATCGACGAGAACACCGACGGGGACGTGCTTCTCGTCGGGCACTCGTACGGCGGCGCAGTGATCACCGGCGCCGGGCACCATCCGCGGGTCAAGGGCCTGGTCTACGTGGCGGCGTGGGCGCCGGACCAGGACGAGTCGATCCAGGACATCCTGGCCCGGTACGACGTCGCGCCGGTGAACAAGCACATGGTGCGGGGAGCGGACGGTTCGTGGCAGTCGTCGCGCTCGCCCGAGTACTACGCGGAGATCGCCTGGGACCTGCCGCCGGAGCGCCGTGAGGTGTGGTCCGCCGAGGGACGGCCCAGCTCGAACGAGATCTTCGCGCAGAAGTCCGGCGTCCCGGCCTGGAAGACCCGGCCCAGCTGGTATCTCGTGGCCGCTCAGGACAAGACGCTGCGGGTGGACACCCAGCGCGACATGGCCGCCCGGATGCGGGCCGTCACCTCCGAGGTCGACGGCAGCCACTTCGTGCCCCAGGTCAGTCCCGGCCGGGTGGCCGACCTGATCGAGGAAGCCCTGTCGTGA
- a CDS encoding ABC transporter permease, translating into MTRNPATRTIALRLLTVPLVLWALATLVFVALRFLPGSPATSLAAGGASDQSAEQITANADQISESLGLSQPLPVQYLTYLGDLIRGDFGSSYFGGNDVLSLLRSALPATIELTVAAMLAAVVIGGVSGLVAALRKDTPVDTGIRAAATVTFSLPWFALGVLGIVVFGVWLGWLPVLGRLPNRLEYEPLTNFVLLDAVLQDRPELIWPWIQHLILPAATLALSTAGFITRIVRASVLEVLGDDFVRTAQMKGLGEGQVVRKHVLRNASLPIITVLGLQFGTLLGGSTVTETVFSYPGVGVLLVDAVLQRDYPVVQGAALAIALLFVLVNAAVDVLYLVLDPRLGKS; encoded by the coding sequence GTGACCCGCAATCCGGCGACCCGAACCATCGCGCTGAGACTCCTCACCGTTCCCCTGGTGCTGTGGGCCCTGGCCACCCTGGTCTTCGTGGCCCTGCGCTTCCTGCCCGGCTCCCCCGCCACCTCTCTGGCGGCGGGCGGCGCGAGTGACCAGTCGGCCGAGCAGATCACCGCCAACGCCGACCAGATCAGCGAGAGCCTGGGTCTGTCCCAGCCCTTGCCGGTGCAGTACCTGACCTACCTCGGTGACCTGATCCGTGGAGATTTCGGCTCCTCGTACTTCGGTGGCAACGACGTCCTGTCGCTGCTGAGGAGCGCCCTGCCCGCCACCATCGAGCTCACCGTCGCGGCCATGCTCGCCGCCGTCGTCATCGGCGGCGTCTCCGGCCTGGTCGCGGCGCTGCGCAAGGACACCCCGGTCGACACCGGCATCCGGGCGGCCGCCACGGTCACGTTCAGCCTCCCCTGGTTCGCGCTCGGTGTGCTGGGCATCGTGGTGTTCGGCGTCTGGCTGGGCTGGCTGCCCGTGCTGGGCCGGCTGCCCAACCGGCTGGAGTACGAACCGCTCACGAACTTCGTGCTGCTGGACGCGGTCCTGCAGGACCGGCCCGAGCTGATCTGGCCCTGGATCCAGCACCTGATCCTGCCCGCCGCCACGCTGGCCCTGTCCACGGCCGGTTTCATCACCCGGATCGTGCGTGCCTCCGTGCTGGAGGTACTGGGTGACGACTTCGTGCGCACCGCCCAGATGAAGGGCCTCGGCGAGGGGCAGGTGGTGCGCAAACACGTGCTGCGCAACGCGTCCCTGCCCATCATCACCGTGCTCGGGCTCCAGTTCGGCACGCTGCTGGGCGGTTCCACCGTCACCGAGACCGTCTTCTCCTACCCCGGGGTGGGGGTGCTGCTCGTCGACGCGGTGCTGCAGCGCGACTACCCGGTGGTGCAGGGCGCCGCGCTGGCGATCGCCCTGCTGTTCGTACTGGTCAACGCGGCCGTCGACGTCCTGTACCTGGTGCTGGACCCGCGGCTGGGAAAGAGTTGA
- a CDS encoding ABC transporter permease: MSELLRHRRIGTNWLSAASWLVLVFFVLVALVGPFLVSADPMRQSNSPLLPLGSGGHPLGTDDLGRDELARLVHGSRPLLLVAVLATTLATTIGTLIGLFAGYFGGVVDQVVMRLVDLALAFPSILLIILLVAGAGAGPATLVIGIGISLAPGLARLARALSAREAARDYVLASKLGGSQGGRIMLREILPNIAGPMLAQVIMTLSVAAGFAAGLSYLGLGIPASTPDWGNMVQAGQEFVLTTPALTVLPAAATLVFVVACNFAGDDLRDALDPKGLA, encoded by the coding sequence GTGTCTGAGCTTCTCCGCCACCGGCGCATCGGCACCAACTGGCTCTCGGCCGCGTCCTGGCTGGTGCTGGTGTTCTTCGTGCTGGTCGCCCTGGTCGGGCCGTTCCTGGTGAGCGCCGATCCGATGCGTCAGAGCAACAGCCCGCTGCTGCCCCTCGGCAGCGGCGGGCACCCGCTCGGCACCGACGACCTCGGCCGCGACGAACTGGCCCGGCTGGTGCACGGTTCCCGGCCCCTGCTGCTCGTGGCCGTGCTGGCGACCACCCTGGCGACCACGATCGGCACCCTGATCGGCCTGTTCGCCGGGTATTTCGGCGGGGTGGTCGACCAGGTCGTGATGCGGCTGGTCGACCTGGCCCTGGCGTTCCCCTCGATCCTGCTCATCATCCTGCTGGTCGCCGGGGCCGGCGCCGGACCGGCCACCCTGGTGATCGGGATCGGCATCTCGCTGGCTCCCGGCCTGGCCCGGCTGGCCCGGGCCCTCAGTGCCCGGGAGGCGGCGCGGGACTACGTGCTGGCCTCGAAACTCGGTGGCAGCCAGGGCGGGCGGATCATGCTGCGGGAGATCCTGCCGAACATCGCCGGGCCGATGCTGGCCCAGGTGATCATGACGCTCTCCGTCGCCGCGGGTTTCGCGGCCGGGCTCTCGTACCTCGGCCTGGGCATCCCGGCCTCGACCCCGGACTGGGGAAACATGGTGCAGGCCGGGCAGGAGTTCGTGCTCACCACGCCGGCCCTGACCGTGCTGCCCGCGGCGGCCACGCTGGTCTTCGTGGTGGCGTGCAACTTCGCGGGTGACGACCTGCGGGACGCGCTCGACCCGAAGGGACTCGCGTGA
- a CDS encoding ABC transporter substrate-binding protein, translated as MPRPPIDPSIDTSAVPTNDVSRRTMLRGAGLLGMGMTFGLSGLLSACGVAADDDTDGAASTGGTLTLAIDGTSAVNDPAFYTTLGDWMAVDCVCRGLTFISFESNEPQPDLAESWEISDDQLTYTFRLRTGVTFHDGTTFTSADVLASLNRQWNDKDKTLPEGASRPLKNLADNVKSLKAVDDNTVELKLNKPDRMVLSRLSDIGGRIISSAALEKEGSGIGKALVGTGPFKFVSATAGQSVVLEAFEDFRLGRPPIDRLVLQQVTDPSTIVNSLISGDISATQFTPYSSLASLAKNDAVTVHDTTLGFDAILMIDARRIPELEVRQAINLAIDRNAIVSQAFFGKGQTPDGYAIPPSQNGYDASLKDLSTQDLTKARELLKQAGAEGRTVHLMAASDSWHPKAAQIVEQNLTDLGLTVKVDSVDPAAYFNRIYDTTDEYHDLMIWERNSYVPDPDNMVGSMALPSGVYGDFATGFASLKGSERFADDLYTAKNLPDGDERTAAYTEIQRRWAEEYMVLSMLAYSTNPVVSGASVQGLNPNALGNHRCFLEKASV; from the coding sequence ATGCCGCGTCCCCCGATCGACCCCAGCATCGACACCAGTGCCGTCCCCACGAACGACGTCTCCCGCCGCACGATGCTGCGCGGCGCCGGACTGCTCGGCATGGGCATGACCTTCGGCCTCAGTGGCCTGCTCTCGGCCTGCGGGGTGGCCGCCGACGACGACACCGACGGCGCCGCGAGCACCGGCGGCACGCTCACCCTGGCCATCGACGGCACCAGCGCCGTGAACGACCCGGCCTTCTACACCACCCTCGGCGACTGGATGGCCGTCGACTGCGTCTGCCGCGGCCTGACCTTCATCTCGTTCGAGAGCAACGAGCCGCAGCCGGATCTGGCCGAGTCCTGGGAGATCTCGGACGACCAGCTGACCTACACCTTCCGTCTGCGCACCGGTGTGACCTTCCACGACGGCACCACGTTCACCTCGGCCGACGTGCTGGCCAGCCTGAACCGGCAGTGGAACGACAAGGACAAGACCCTGCCCGAGGGCGCGTCGCGGCCTCTGAAGAACCTGGCCGACAACGTGAAGTCGCTGAAGGCGGTCGACGACAACACCGTCGAGCTGAAGCTGAACAAGCCCGACCGGATGGTGCTCTCACGCCTGTCGGACATCGGCGGGCGCATCATCTCCAGCGCCGCGCTGGAGAAGGAGGGTTCCGGCATCGGCAAGGCGCTCGTCGGCACCGGCCCGTTCAAGTTCGTCTCGGCCACGGCCGGCCAGTCCGTGGTGCTGGAGGCGTTCGAGGACTTCCGACTCGGGCGCCCCCCGATCGACCGCCTCGTGCTGCAGCAGGTGACCGACCCGTCCACCATCGTGAACTCCCTGATCTCGGGCGACATCTCGGCCACGCAGTTCACGCCGTACTCGAGCCTGGCCTCGCTGGCCAAGAACGACGCGGTGACGGTGCACGACACCACGCTCGGCTTCGACGCGATCCTGATGATCGACGCGCGGCGCATCCCCGAACTCGAGGTGCGGCAGGCCATCAACCTGGCCATCGACCGCAACGCCATCGTCTCGCAGGCCTTCTTCGGCAAGGGGCAGACACCCGACGGTTACGCCATCCCGCCGTCGCAGAACGGCTACGACGCGAGCCTGAAAGACCTCAGCACGCAGGACCTCACGAAGGCCAGGGAACTGCTGAAGCAGGCCGGGGCCGAGGGACGCACCGTGCACCTGATGGCCGCCAGCGACAGCTGGCACCCCAAGGCCGCGCAGATCGTGGAGCAGAACCTGACCGACCTCGGGCTCACCGTGAAGGTCGATTCCGTGGACCCGGCAGCGTATTTCAACCGGATCTACGACACGACCGACGAATACCACGACCTGATGATCTGGGAGCGCAACTCGTACGTGCCCGACCCGGACAACATGGTCGGCTCGATGGCCCTGCCCTCGGGTGTCTACGGCGACTTCGCCACCGGGTTCGCGTCCTTGAAGGGGTCCGAGCGGTTCGCGGACGACCTCTACACGGCCAAGAACCTGCCCGACGGCGACGAGCGCACCGCGGCCTACACCGAGATCCAGCGGCGCTGGGCCGAGGAGTACATGGTGCTGTCGATGCTCGCCTACTCGACCAACCCGGTGGTGAGCGGCGCGAGCGTGCAGGGCCTGAACCCGAACGCCCTCGGCAACCACCGCTGTTTCCTGGAGAAGGCGAGTGTCTGA
- a CDS encoding flavoprotein, which yields MGRVLSLIACGAGGIDGLRPGLVAPLVDAGWTVAITLTPTAGTWLSADGEAGALETLTGLPVRWASRLPGQPRPHPDPDVCAVVPATANAVAKLALGISDNQAMTAANEMIGRPDVPVVVFPCINLAHTRHPAWAGHVAALESAGVRLLSRDLTAPRQEPGLPWALIREAITRAR from the coding sequence ACGGCCTCCGTCCGGGCCTGGTGGCACCGCTGGTCGACGCGGGGTGGACCGTCGCGATCACCCTGACCCCGACCGCCGGCACCTGGCTGTCGGCCGACGGTGAGGCCGGCGCCCTCGAGACCCTGACCGGGCTCCCGGTGCGGTGGGCCTCCCGCCTCCCCGGGCAGCCGCGTCCTCACCCGGACCCCGACGTGTGCGCGGTGGTGCCCGCCACCGCCAACGCCGTGGCCAAGCTGGCGCTGGGCATCAGCGACAACCAGGCGATGACCGCGGCCAACGAGATGATCGGCCGCCCGGACGTGCCGGTCGTGGTCTTCCCGTGCATCAACCTGGCCCACACCCGCCACCCGGCCTGGGCCGGGCACGTCGCGGCGCTGGAGTCGGCCGGGGTGCGGCTGCTCTCGCGCGACCTCACGGCCCCGCGCCAGGAACCCGGGCTGCCCTGGGCGCTGATCCGCGAGGCGATCACCCGGGCACGGTGA